One segment of Synergistota bacterium DNA contains the following:
- a CDS encoding response regulator, with product MSARILIVDDAAFMRMMLRDILTKNGYEVAGEAENGVQAVEKYKELKPDLVTMDITMPEMDGITAVKEIKKLDPNARIVMVSAMGQQAMVIEAIQAGALDFVVKPFQPDRVLEAVKKALSK from the coding sequence ATGAGCGCACGCATTTTAATCGTGGATGATGCGGCTTTCATGAGGATGATGCTTCGAGATATCCTAACTAAAAATGGTTATGAGGTTGCCGGTGAGGCGGAGAATGGAGTACAGGCGGTGGAGAAATACAAGGAATTAAAACCTGATTTAGTTACGATGGACATAACCATGCCAGAGATGGACGGGATAACCGCCGTTAAGGAGATAAAAAAGCTCGATCCGAATGCAAGGATAGTAATGGTTAGTGCTATGGGTCAGCAAGCTATGGTCATAGAGGCAATACAGGCGGGGGCGTTAGATTTCGTTGTTAAGCCGTTCCAGCCAGATAGGGTCCTGGAGGCGGTGAAGAAGGCTTTAAGTAAGTGA